One genomic region from Acidobacteriota bacterium encodes:
- a CDS encoding OmpH family outer membrane protein — protein sequence MNMFRLAIRTTVLAAVALALALPAAAQTQVAVIDVQRVVTESDPGKEVMQNLRALSDAKAQEGQALQQELASLQDQFNKQRFTVSEERQTEMSKEIEDKQIAIRRFQDDAQRELQEAQRRELGGLEEKILPIINQVGQERGLTLIFNKFQSGLVYADEAVDITDQVITRFNTTQ from the coding sequence ATGAACATGTTTCGTTTGGCGATTCGTACAACGGTATTGGCCGCGGTCGCGCTGGCGCTTGCGCTCCCGGCGGCAGCGCAAACCCAGGTCGCGGTGATTGATGTGCAGCGGGTAGTCACCGAGTCCGATCCGGGCAAGGAAGTGATGCAGAATCTGAGGGCCCTGTCGGATGCCAAGGCCCAGGAAGGACAGGCTCTTCAGCAAGAGCTCGCGTCACTCCAGGATCAGTTCAACAAGCAGCGGTTCACGGTTTCCGAAGAGCGTCAGACCGAGATGAGCAAGGAGATCGAGGACAAACAGATCGCGATTCGCCGATTTCAGGATGATGCGCAGCGCGAGCTTCAGGAAGCCCAGCGGCGTGAATTGGGCGGCCTTGAAGAGAAGATCCTGCCGATCATTAACCAGGTCGGTCAAGAGCGCGGCCTGACCCTCATTTTCAACAAGTTCCAGTCCGGTCTCGTATACGCCGACGAGGCAGTCGACATCACGGATCAGGTGATCACGAGGTTTAACACAACGCAGTGA
- the lpxD gene encoding UDP-3-O-(3-hydroxymyristoyl)glucosamine N-acyltransferase, with protein MSSSIKLADLGQQLGADVVGDGQLEICGVRPLDSAGEEHLSFLHNPKYVDEAKSSKAGAILAADPEILPGRNVLVCPEPYLALAHALEIFHPVARPEPGVHLSAVVADTVSLGEGASVGPLVSISADSKIGDRSAVGAGCVLGRGVEIGIDCILHPRVVVEDNCRIGDRCIIHSGTVIGSDGYGFATVAGIHHKVPQVGVVVVEDDVELGANVCVDRAALGETRIGKGTKVDNLVQIAHNVEVGEHCLLVAQTGISGSTRIGHHVVFAGQSGCSGHLNIGNGAVLTARAAAYRDVPDGATVSGAPARPHREWLKANANLQRLDSLREKVKQLEARIAELEESS; from the coding sequence GTGAGCTCGAGCATCAAACTCGCAGACCTCGGTCAGCAGCTCGGCGCCGATGTGGTCGGCGACGGGCAGCTGGAAATCTGCGGTGTCAGGCCTCTTGATTCCGCCGGGGAGGAGCATCTGAGCTTCCTCCACAACCCGAAGTACGTCGACGAAGCGAAATCTTCGAAGGCTGGGGCGATTCTTGCGGCCGACCCCGAGATCCTGCCTGGGCGCAATGTGTTGGTCTGTCCGGAGCCGTACCTCGCTCTGGCGCACGCACTCGAGATATTCCACCCGGTGGCACGCCCGGAGCCCGGTGTTCATCTATCGGCCGTGGTAGCCGACACGGTCTCGCTGGGTGAGGGAGCGAGCGTTGGGCCGCTGGTGTCAATTTCGGCTGACTCAAAAATAGGCGACCGGAGCGCTGTCGGAGCGGGATGTGTCCTTGGCCGGGGCGTCGAGATCGGAATCGATTGCATCCTTCACCCGCGAGTCGTGGTCGAAGACAACTGCCGGATCGGGGACCGGTGCATCATTCATTCCGGGACCGTGATCGGTTCGGATGGCTATGGATTCGCGACCGTTGCGGGGATCCACCACAAGGTGCCTCAGGTGGGGGTTGTGGTCGTTGAGGACGACGTGGAACTCGGCGCGAACGTCTGCGTAGACCGTGCAGCCCTTGGAGAAACAAGGATCGGCAAGGGCACCAAGGTGGACAATCTGGTGCAGATAGCGCACAACGTCGAGGTCGGCGAACACTGTCTTTTGGTGGCTCAGACCGGGATCTCCGGTTCGACCCGCATTGGCCACCATGTTGTGTTTGCGGGCCAGTCGGGGTGCTCTGGCCACCTGAATATCGGTAACGGCGCCGTTTTGACAGCTCGGGCTGCGGCATACAGGGATGTCCCGGACGGGGCGACTGTGTCCGGTGCGCCAGCGCGGCCGCATCGTGAATGGCTGAAGGCCAACGCGAATCTGCAGCGCCTCGACAGCCTGCGCGAGAAGGTCAAGCAACTCGAAGCGCGGATCGCCGAGCTGGAGGAAAGCTCATGA